A DNA window from Campylobacter lari contains the following coding sequences:
- a CDS encoding M3 family oligoendopeptidase gives MQNWNLSTLFKDEQELNLFLQKIQDEACEFKKQYETNLHSLSNEQFLQALKNYEELILKLSHILTYVYLNFAQDTTKGAFYAKYENLSKKIEENLLFFELEFCELKEEKSKTFITFCKDYEFYLNNLIKHKKHNLSKKEERVILVLSSTGSNAFARLFDETFSALKFNFEGQKLSEEEILSKLYDKDRSIRKKASKCFSKTLKKQNKLLVYIFNMIKSELASICELRSYENPETPRHIRNQISKKSVDALISASENSFDIVSKFYNAKKKILGYKKLKDYDRYAPIGKEMQVDFNQGKDIVLKAFEKFSKDFYMIAKEAFENNWIDVYPKEFKQSGAFSHSSTPLSHPFILLNYTNQRRDLFTLAHELGHTIHQKLSYKVSFLNQDTPLTTAETASVFAEMLIFDYIKENLDKEELLSLYAAKIEDIFATLYRQINFTTFERRFHAKKEELSAQELSEIWLEESRKMFQDSVVLTKNYGLWYSYIPHFIHSPFYCYAYAYAQLLVLALYGLYKSGKCSNFTSIYIEFLSSGGSKSPKELVAMFGFDIESDKFWNIGLEQVRILVDEFLRLSND, from the coding sequence ATGCAAAATTGGAACTTAAGTACATTATTTAAAGATGAGCAAGAATTAAATCTTTTTTTACAAAAAATCCAAGATGAAGCTTGTGAATTTAAAAAACAATATGAAACTAATCTTCATAGTTTAAGCAATGAGCAATTTTTACAGGCTTTAAAAAATTATGAAGAATTAATCTTAAAGCTTTCCCACATACTAACCTATGTGTATTTAAATTTTGCTCAAGATACTACCAAGGGTGCTTTTTATGCAAAATATGAAAATTTAAGTAAAAAAATAGAAGAAAATCTTTTATTTTTTGAGCTTGAATTTTGCGAGTTAAAAGAAGAAAAAAGTAAAACTTTCATCACATTTTGCAAAGATTATGAGTTTTATTTGAACAATCTTATCAAACACAAAAAACACAATCTTTCTAAAAAAGAAGAAAGAGTTATCTTGGTTCTATCAAGTACAGGTTCAAATGCATTTGCAAGATTATTTGATGAAACCTTTAGTGCTTTAAAATTTAATTTTGAAGGGCAAAAATTAAGCGAGGAAGAAATTCTAAGCAAGCTTTATGATAAAGATAGAAGCATTAGAAAAAAAGCTTCAAAATGCTTTAGCAAAACCTTAAAAAAGCAAAACAAACTTTTAGTATATATTTTTAATATGATTAAAAGTGAACTTGCCAGCATTTGTGAGTTAAGATCTTATGAAAACCCAGAAACTCCAAGGCATATAAGAAATCAAATTTCTAAAAAAAGTGTTGATGCGCTTATTAGTGCTAGCGAGAATAGCTTTGATATCGTTTCTAAATTTTACAATGCAAAGAAAAAAATTCTAGGATATAAAAAGTTAAAAGATTATGATCGTTATGCACCTATTGGAAAAGAAATGCAAGTTGATTTTAATCAAGGAAAGGATATCGTTTTAAAAGCCTTTGAAAAATTTTCTAAAGATTTTTATATGATAGCAAAAGAAGCTTTTGAGAATAATTGGATCGATGTTTATCCTAAAGAATTTAAACAAAGTGGAGCATTTTCTCACTCAAGCACGCCGCTAAGCCATCCTTTCATACTTTTAAACTATACCAACCAAAGACGCGATCTTTTTACCCTAGCTCATGAGCTAGGCCACACTATACATCAAAAACTTTCTTATAAAGTAAGTTTTTTAAATCAAGATACACCTCTAACTACAGCAGAAACTGCTTCAGTGTTTGCAGAAATGTTGATTTTTGATTACATTAAAGAAAATTTAGACAAAGAGGAGCTTTTATCTTTATATGCAGCAAAAATCGAAGATATTTTTGCTACTCTTTATAGACAGATTAATTTTACTACTTTTGAACGCAGATTTCATGCTAAAAAAGAAGAACTAAGCGCTCAAGAACTAAGTGAAATTTGGCTTGAAGAATCAAGAAAAATGTTTCAAGATAGTGTAGTTTTAACCAAAAACTATGGCCTTTGGTATTCTTATATACCACATTTTATACACTCTCCATTTTACTGCTATGCTTATGCTTATGCACAACTTTTAGTTTTAGCACTTTATGGTCTATATAAAAGTGGCAAATGCTCTAATTTTACTTCAATTTATATTGAGTTTTTAAGTAGTGGGGGAAGCAAAAGCCCAAAAGAACTTGTAGCTATGTTTGGCTTTGATATAGAAAGTGATAAATTTTGGAATATAGGCTTAGAGCAAGTTAGGATACTAGTAGATGAATTTTTAAGGCTAAGCAATGATTGA
- a CDS encoding aspartate carbamoyltransferase catalytic subunit has product MRHLITTKDFNNDEILTLFKEAKEFLDEKPRTFLEGKSVTTIFFENSTRTQSSFETAARRLGAKVLKLDVSRSSSSKGETLFDTAANLDAMAPSAIVVRHKNSGVPHTLANYTHCPIVNGGDGKHAHPTQALLDLFTIMEHFNYNVKGKKIAIVGDIKNSRVAASNLELLPRFGIDITLVSPPHFMPNYPIKKTNKLKEVIDDVDIIMSLRTQTERHNIPTYASLKDYANDFCISKDLIKDKNLIILHPGPVHRNIDISDEVMADKRCKVLTQVKNGVAIRMAVLKKLILES; this is encoded by the coding sequence ATGAGGCATTTAATTACTACAAAAGATTTTAACAATGATGAAATCTTGACTTTATTTAAAGAAGCAAAAGAATTTTTAGATGAAAAACCGCGTACATTTTTAGAAGGAAAAAGTGTCACAACAATTTTCTTTGAAAATTCAACACGCACTCAATCAAGCTTTGAAACAGCCGCAAGAAGACTAGGTGCTAAAGTTTTAAAATTAGATGTTTCAAGAAGTAGTTCAAGCAAAGGCGAAACACTTTTTGATACTGCTGCAAATTTAGACGCAATGGCGCCAAGTGCTATTGTAGTTAGACACAAAAACTCAGGCGTGCCTCATACTTTAGCAAATTACACTCATTGTCCTATAGTTAATGGAGGCGATGGTAAACACGCTCATCCTACCCAAGCTTTGCTTGATCTTTTTACTATAATGGAGCATTTTAACTATAATGTAAAAGGTAAAAAAATAGCGATAGTAGGAGATATTAAAAACTCACGCGTTGCTGCTTCAAATTTAGAATTATTACCTCGTTTTGGTATTGATATCACCCTAGTGTCCCCGCCTCATTTTATGCCAAATTATCCTATTAAAAAAACAAATAAACTAAAAGAAGTTATTGATGATGTTGATATTATCATGAGTCTTAGAACACAAACTGAAAGACACAATATTCCAACCTATGCATCGCTTAAAGATTATGCAAATGATTTTTGTATTAGCAAAGATTTAATAAAAGATAAAAATCTCATTATCTTACATCCTGGTCCTGTGCATAGAAATATCGATATTAGTGATGAAGTAATGGCTGATAAAAGATGCAAGGTTTTAACTCAAGTTAAAAATGGTGTTGCCATTAGAATGGCTGTATTAAAAAAACTCATTTTAGAAAGCTAA